The sequence below is a genomic window from Thermodesulfobacteriota bacterium.
AGCAGCGCCCATGGTTTCCATTTTTCAGGTTTCATGGTGTGTTTCCCTGGTGAATTGATTAAAAAATATGCAAACTGTAACGTTCTATAAGGCTGTTTTTACCTACCTGCGGTTTTTACCTGGCGGCAGGAGCCCGGATAGGGACTTGGCCGTTTCTCTGATCATGTCCCCATACTTTGCTTGGATGTCCTTTGCACTGTGTTGCAGTACTGAAAAGTCAAAGCATACCGCACCGACTCCTTTCCCGCTCAGAGGATCGTACAAGGGCGCCCCAATAGCAATCAAATTGGGTAGATACTCTTCCACGGATATGGCATATTGACGCGCTTTGGTTTTTTTTATTTCCGAAATCAACGCCTCCTTGTCCACGATCGTCTTTTCGGTTTTGGCCACCAGAATCATCTTGTCGATCTTTTCAGCGATCAGATCGTCAGGCAGGCTGGACAGATAGGCTTTCCCCAATGACGTGCTGTGTAAGCAGTTTTTGGAAAAATCCGGCAAACTGTAAATAAGGGTCTCTTCCGCCTCACGATGATAGATGCGCACCAACATGTCATCCACTGCAAAGTGCACATCGATGCTGATATTTTTCTCTCTGTGGATCCGGTCCACCACCTCCTTGATCATCTTCAAATGGTCGGTGGCCCGCATCAAATTGTTGCAAAACAGCAGGCACAGTATGGATGGCCGGATCTCCTTGGTTTTTGTGTCTTTTGCCAGGTACCCCAGCTCTACCAGTGTGTTGATGTAACGGTAGGTTGAAGTCATGTTTAAATCCAGCGTCTTGGCAATTCCACTCTGGGTCAATACCGGGGTTTCCCTGTTGAAAAGAGACAGGATTTTCAACCCCTTTTCCAGCGATTTCGAAAAATAGTATTTTTCTTTTGACATTCCGTTTAAAGATGATTTAATAGGTGCACTATAATAGAAATGCTTTTACTATTATAGTTAATAATGCAGATTTCAGAACAAATGTCAACTACTAATTTTTATTTAGTGAATGAGGAGGGGTCATGCTGCAAAATAATACATTAATGACGATTGTTTTTGAGAATTCGGATGAAGAGAACCACATACCTCTCTCAGACCTGATTGAGGCTCTTATAGATTTTTTAGGCCACTTTGCGGAAAAGAGCTTGGTGGGGAAAGCGTTTTATTCCATTGTTCAGACGGGTGACGGACGAACGAAGTTTTCAAGGCTGCTCAACGCCTGCAAGTAT
It includes:
- a CDS encoding IclR family transcriptional regulator; amino-acid sequence: MSKEKYYFSKSLEKGLKILSLFNRETPVLTQSGIAKTLDLNMTSTYRYINTLVELGYLAKDTKTKEIRPSILCLLFCNNLMRATDHLKMIKEVVDRIHREKNISIDVHFAVDDMLVRIYHREAEETLIYSLPDFSKNCLHSTSLGKAYLSSLPDDLIAEKIDKMILVAKTEKTIVDKEALISEIKKTKARQYAISVEEYLPNLIAIGAPLYDPLSGKGVGAVCFDFSVLQHSAKDIQAKYGDMIRETAKSLSGLLPPGKNRR